TTGTGCAGGGGTATTGAGGCACAAGCCGATAGAGGAAAAGAGCGTTGAAGAGTTCGAATGGGTGATACGGGTAAATCTTACGGGAACCTTTATAGCCTGCAAGGCTGTTATTCCTCATATGAAAAAGCGGAATTATGGGCGAATAGTTAGCATCTCGTCTCTTGGAGGACGTACCGGAAGGCCCGGCGTTGCCGTAGATTACGCGGCCGCCAAAGCCGGCATCGTAGGATTCACCCGTTCGCTTGCTCGTGAGGTCGGAGAGTACGGCATAACGGTTAACGCCGTGGCCCCCGGACCCATCATGACGGAGCTTACGCGACAGGTGCCGCCGGAGGTTTTTGCGAGATGGAATGTGGGTAGAGCGGTGAATCGAGACGGTTATCCAGAGGACGTTGCAAAAGCTGTGTTGTTTCTTGCTT
This is a stretch of genomic DNA from Thermodesulforhabdus norvegica. It encodes these proteins:
- a CDS encoding SDR family NAD(P)-dependent oxidoreductase gives rise to the protein MRRKDMCELEKGRVALITGGARGLGAAIAQALYEAGAVVAILDLDGDEAARRAGMIDPSGEGTMSFQADVTREDQVLEVVEKIVSRRGRIDILVNCAGVLRHKPIEEKSVEEFEWVIRVNLTGTFIACKAVIPHMKKRNYGRIVSISSLGGRTGRPGVAVDYAAAKAGIVGFTRSLAREVGEYGITVNAVAPGPIMTELTRQVPPEVFARWNVGRAVNRDGYPEDVAKAVLFLASDGAGWITGVTLDINGGIYMR